From Planococcus halocryophilus, the proteins below share one genomic window:
- a CDS encoding CDP-glycerol glycerophosphotransferase family protein gives MIKEFGISIYLFLFKVLFALFKLFPLKNKTVFLSSFGDNAFFIANELSKSQQHQMIFINQAKCKLDFTTIPTDNKKIYSFETSNILDTFLSIYHLATSKYVFVDNYAGVLSVIKFRHEVKCIQLWHAAGAIKKFGWSDPETSARSERAKLRFQQVYDRFQYIPVGSQQMAEIFSESFHVDQSHFIHTGVPQTDFYFDPIAKEQAHARLQSLYPAITGKKVVLYAPTFRKNSLNSMELQLNVEELLERLDEHYVILIRLHPSVHEVTNFTEHPRVLLVNDYPHLSELLIVSDILITDYSSIPVEFSLLEKKMIFFTYDLEEYGKTQGIWAENSLYFPGPIVKTTGEVIDHILNPSIDYEKIDQFCKHWNTYSIGKSTSQLISVIYDPNDL, from the coding sequence ATGATCAAAGAATTTGGAATTTCCATCTACCTCTTTCTGTTTAAAGTCTTGTTTGCCCTGTTCAAACTATTCCCTCTAAAAAACAAAACAGTCTTTCTTTCTTCTTTTGGTGATAATGCGTTTTTTATTGCGAACGAATTATCTAAATCACAGCAACACCAAATGATTTTCATCAACCAAGCAAAATGCAAACTCGATTTCACAACCATTCCAACGGATAATAAAAAGATTTATAGCTTTGAAACGTCCAATATTTTAGATACTTTTTTATCCATCTATCATTTGGCCACTTCAAAGTATGTGTTTGTTGACAATTATGCCGGTGTTCTTTCCGTCATTAAATTTCGACATGAAGTAAAATGCATACAATTATGGCACGCAGCTGGAGCTATAAAGAAATTCGGCTGGAGCGATCCTGAAACTTCGGCAAGGAGTGAACGTGCAAAGCTGAGATTCCAACAAGTGTATGATCGTTTTCAATATATTCCTGTAGGTTCTCAACAAATGGCGGAGATTTTCTCTGAATCTTTCCATGTTGATCAAAGTCATTTTATTCACACTGGCGTGCCACAAACAGATTTTTATTTTGATCCCATTGCTAAGGAACAAGCGCATGCTAGATTGCAAAGCTTGTACCCTGCCATTACCGGAAAAAAAGTTGTTTTGTACGCTCCTACTTTCCGCAAAAATTCGTTGAATAGTATGGAGTTACAACTGAACGTAGAAGAGCTTCTTGAAAGATTGGACGAGCACTATGTAATATTGATACGCCTCCACCCTTCTGTTCATGAAGTAACCAACTTCACTGAGCATCCGCGTGTTTTGTTGGTAAATGATTACCCACACCTTAGCGAATTGCTTATTGTCAGTGATATTTTGATTACCGATTATTCATCCATTCCGGTGGAATTTTCTTTACTTGAGAAAAAAATGATTTTCTTCACTTATGACCTTGAAGAGTATGGGAAAACGCAAGGCATATGGGCGGAAAACAGTTTGTACTTCCCTGGTCCAATTGTGAAGACGACGGGCGAAGTAATTGATCATATTTTAAATCCGTCGATTGATTATGAAAAAATCGATCAATTCTGCAAGCATTGGAATACCTATTCGATAGGTAAGAGTACTTCTCAACTGATTAGCGTCATTTACGATCCGAATGATTTATAA
- a CDS encoding LysM peptidoglycan-binding domain-containing protein, which produces MLFSKCVKVIAALLLILFTVFSFSSQSQAASSTYISKGNTTSKVVALTFDDGSDGTNINKILDILSANKVDATFFLTGSGAKNHPSWIKNISAKGHQIGNHSYSHPDFTKLSAAKIKSELDTTEATIKDLTGETTKPIFRAPFGASNAAVLKAVGDAGYTHTIQWNIDTVDWKGVSSTQITNKVMDNIVPGSIVLMHTGAGASGTPGALPSMISKLKAKGYTFVTVSELLNLPSAPVSGTKYTVKAGDTLYGIARKYNVTVSALAKANNITNYNLIYVGQVLTIPGKTTTPPAIAVKYTVKAGDTLYSIARKYNVTISELAKANNITNYNLIHVGQVLTIPGKTTTPPASSVNYTVKAGDTLYSIASKYNTTVAKIAAANNISNVNAIAVGQVLVIPQ; this is translated from the coding sequence GTGCTTTTTTCTAAATGTGTAAAAGTCATAGCCGCGTTGCTACTAATCCTATTTACCGTATTTTCTTTCTCTAGTCAGTCACAAGCAGCAAGTTCCACATATATTTCAAAAGGCAATACAACTAGTAAAGTGGTTGCCCTTACGTTTGATGATGGTTCAGACGGTACCAACATTAACAAAATTTTAGATATCTTGTCTGCCAATAAAGTAGATGCAACATTCTTTTTAACAGGTTCTGGCGCTAAAAACCATCCTTCTTGGATTAAGAATATTTCAGCTAAAGGTCACCAAATTGGCAACCACTCTTATTCACATCCCGACTTCACAAAACTGTCGGCTGCCAAAATAAAAAGTGAGCTTGATACGACAGAAGCGACGATTAAAGATCTTACAGGTGAAACAACTAAGCCAATTTTCAGAGCTCCATTTGGTGCATCTAATGCAGCTGTTTTAAAAGCTGTTGGTGATGCAGGATACACCCATACCATTCAATGGAATATTGATACAGTTGATTGGAAAGGTGTTTCTTCTACACAAATCACCAACAAAGTAATGGATAATATTGTGCCTGGATCTATTGTGTTAATGCATACAGGTGCAGGGGCATCTGGAACACCAGGAGCTTTGCCAAGTATGATTAGCAAATTGAAAGCTAAAGGATACACATTTGTCACTGTATCCGAATTATTGAATTTGCCTTCCGCTCCTGTCAGCGGTACTAAATATACAGTCAAAGCTGGCGACACTCTTTACGGCATTGCGAGAAAATACAATGTTACCGTTTCAGCATTAGCCAAAGCCAATAACATTACTAACTATAATTTGATCTATGTGGGTCAAGTACTCACCATTCCGGGGAAAACCACGACCCCTCCCGCTATAGCTGTTAAATACACCGTTAAAGCTGGTGACACCCTTTACAGCATTGCGAGAAAATACAATGTTACCATTTCAGAATTAGCTAAAGCCAATAATATCACCAATTACAACCTGATTCATGTGGGCCAAGTACTCACCATTCCTGGGAAAACAACAACGCCTCCCGCTTCGTCCGTTAACTATACCGTTAAAGCCGGGGATACTCTTTACAGCATAGCTAGTAAATACAACACCACAGTTGCTAAAATAGCCGCAGCCAATAATATCTCTAATGTCAATGCAATCGCTGTAGGACAAGTATTGGTGATCCCACAATAA
- a CDS encoding processed acidic surface protein: protein MKRLVGFLVVLGFVLGTLPLSAFAIKSDEAEFNAFLVEINWDKQDYLDYLESKDWSLDEFETIDELGTPLTEKGIQLLTEKLNLTRTELNELLYEYGDLEYGEDVLDGVYLIFIEDVEYFSEFYLDDYTGTPIDALNLQELMDDFGFASEKELEDFLQGYSDSLENYDFIEELEDSLLFYTEMDDYELDFNGLFTELGLTEEEVERLIAHLETLNYEDPAFEEQLTQLSDRMMAIGDFETADELTAEQIAEMMDVYNDMINLFELKTTYFFVKDGVKKPVSLATLMTLQSTEGADLLIEIYNLKDVFLADVLLTADMFGSDLIVDTGKDLGAVETIISTPTVIQKPTASAPSTTQTVKGGKLPVTASNFVPTLLFGLTLLLSGVVLFRRLKAEKI from the coding sequence ATGAAGCGTTTAGTTGGGTTTTTAGTAGTTTTAGGGTTTGTACTCGGTACATTGCCGCTATCTGCATTTGCGATCAAATCGGATGAGGCTGAATTTAATGCGTTTTTAGTAGAAATCAATTGGGATAAGCAAGATTATCTAGACTACTTAGAAAGTAAAGACTGGTCTTTAGATGAGTTTGAAACGATTGATGAGTTAGGGACACCTTTAACTGAAAAAGGTATTCAGCTTTTAACAGAAAAATTAAACCTGACTCGCACAGAATTAAATGAGTTACTTTATGAATACGGTGACCTTGAGTATGGCGAAGATGTTCTCGACGGTGTCTACTTGATCTTCATTGAAGATGTTGAGTACTTTAGTGAGTTTTATCTAGATGACTACACAGGTACACCGATTGACGCTTTAAACCTACAGGAATTGATGGATGACTTTGGCTTTGCATCAGAAAAAGAGTTAGAAGATTTTTTACAAGGTTATTCTGATTCCCTAGAAAACTACGACTTTATCGAAGAGTTAGAAGACTCCCTTCTTTTTTATACAGAAATGGATGATTACGAGTTAGATTTCAACGGTCTTTTCACTGAACTTGGGTTGACTGAAGAAGAAGTAGAAAGATTAATTGCCCATTTAGAAACATTGAATTATGAAGACCCTGCATTTGAAGAACAACTAACACAATTAAGTGATCGCATGATGGCTATCGGTGATTTTGAGACAGCTGACGAATTAACAGCAGAACAAATTGCTGAGATGATGGATGTTTATAATGACATGATTAACTTGTTTGAACTAAAAACAACTTACTTTTTTGTAAAAGATGGCGTAAAAAAACCTGTTTCATTAGCTACATTAATGACGCTTCAATCAACTGAAGGTGCAGACTTATTAATTGAGATTTACAACCTTAAAGATGTATTTTTAGCTGATGTTTTGTTGACTGCCGATATGTTTGGGTCTGATCTAATTGTTGATACAGGAAAAGACTTAGGAGCTGTAGAAACAATTATTTCAACTCCGACTGTGATACAAAAACCAACTGCATCTGCACCGAGTACAACACAAACAGTAAAAGGTGGCAAATTACCAGTTACTGCTTCTAATTTTGTACCTACTTTACTTTTTGGACTGACTTTACTTTTAAGTGGGGTTGTTTTATTCCGCCGTTTGAAAGCTGAAAAAATTTAA
- a CDS encoding class D sortase yields the protein MMNDQLKKRRSKKPLLLFLSITLVISGLWFSTSSTATFIKGYMLYKTGNVEAKDFSSKPESPRLDIDEKHTKNDLLNLEYPQKPEVGELMGELLIPKLEASLPIIHGTDEDELEKGVGHFAQSVLPGENDNSVLSGHRDTVFRELGKVGKGDLLTVKTYSGTFTYKVRQVRIVDQDDRTVIVPKPKATLTVSTCYPFDYIGYAPERYILVADLVSSK from the coding sequence ATGATGAACGACCAACTAAAAAAAAGAAGAAGCAAAAAACCGCTTCTTCTTTTTCTATCGATTACCTTGGTTATTTCCGGTTTATGGTTTAGCACTTCGAGCACAGCAACTTTCATCAAAGGTTATATGCTTTATAAAACAGGAAATGTTGAAGCTAAAGATTTTAGCAGCAAGCCTGAGTCTCCACGACTTGATATTGATGAGAAACACACAAAAAATGACTTGCTCAATCTTGAGTATCCTCAAAAACCCGAAGTTGGCGAGTTGATGGGAGAACTACTTATTCCAAAGCTCGAAGCCAGCCTACCGATTATTCACGGAACAGATGAGGATGAGTTAGAAAAAGGTGTGGGGCATTTTGCACAAAGTGTACTGCCCGGTGAAAATGACAATTCCGTATTGTCTGGACACCGCGATACGGTCTTCCGCGAACTAGGTAAAGTCGGAAAAGGCGACCTTTTAACTGTCAAAACTTATTCAGGTACTTTCACTTATAAAGTACGTCAAGTTCGAATCGTCGACCAAGACGACCGAACCGTTATAGTACCAAAACCAAAAGCTACCTTAACCGTTTCTACATGCTATCCATTCGATTACATTGGATACGCTCCAGAACGTTATATATTAGTAGCTGATTTGGTTTCAAGTAAATAA
- a CDS encoding CDP-glycerol glycerophosphotransferase family protein, which translates to MIFKEILSELRKKIVKKVAVEKYYLKEQNLLFEFKLSNFFVVKKVIKAEFLINKEKYRLNCEVLHNNRLIVKIPQHLLNLVTSSSSLQLTINNKKMWITEHEIYEVDDFKEGILIGQKILSIKVKRNIIIENHYAGFHFMNTSISTIVESVKYNAFTLSIRLPYVLKEGSRDIELYGFNNFQFRILKGKRLDEGSLFVFDEFSEMAAGLWRMFLYADHKLYSLYLENDFTESVSSYHHQFKILCRESYLYLELQPHTMEIDFISIEEKQNSEILFSFSLGNRVTDVEYSLQVDEPKSGLLETYPLKNENGLFQTTLPMNNLMDNLFVKRFFIVEHSDEPKVYRFSLDKRTLQNTTTRYKVISNSQLVKLKFYRRKDLSLGLAMTPAKLKKSIREVKDFQVEGVIGAIEEFIGSKAYLMVEDRASQESLQVPISGEFTVDFNTLDLISLKSKDKTVLDLFVVIENNSQDVIRKEKIRYTKAQYKKDNYYSYIKQLDDNGDEHHFMITTTPFNNVKVEAFTVRNDVKIPQDTKTKDENVWLMGERANTAQDNGIVFFKWLQEHTSIEAYYVIEEDSSEYEHIKHLTNVLIFGSDKHFEIAFKAKVLLGTHDLENILPYKPAKGFFGYEETLKIFLQHGVLGRKNVEYHKKNYDMPFDLFIVSSEPEKKVIVMDEMGYDDHEVVATGLARFDNLIQVDPPKDILLMPTWRDWINTDEQFLKSEYFMAYANLIQNEKLLGLLEEYDVNINFYPHYRAQDYFQSEIEDMHERIKFIPLGSQTVQQLLIDHALLITDYSSVSFDFTLLNKPVVYYHFDVERFFRKGILRPIEETFIGGIGSYEEELVTIIEDRIKSNFANFEYEITGIIKHQDQNNSRRIYDEVQKLLEVKRNS; encoded by the coding sequence ATGATTTTTAAAGAAATTTTAAGTGAATTGAGGAAAAAAATTGTAAAAAAAGTAGCTGTTGAAAAATATTATCTAAAAGAACAAAATTTATTATTTGAATTTAAGTTGTCTAATTTTTTTGTAGTTAAAAAAGTTATTAAAGCTGAATTTTTAATCAATAAAGAGAAATATCGACTAAATTGTGAAGTATTACACAATAATCGCTTAATCGTAAAGATACCCCAACATCTTCTTAACTTGGTTACTTCAAGTTCAAGTTTGCAATTAACCATTAACAATAAAAAGATGTGGATAACAGAACACGAAATATATGAAGTTGACGATTTTAAGGAAGGCATTTTAATCGGGCAAAAAATTTTATCAATCAAAGTGAAGAGAAACATTATTATTGAAAATCACTATGCCGGTTTTCATTTTATGAATACATCGATTAGCACAATAGTTGAATCCGTAAAGTACAACGCTTTTACTTTGTCTATTCGGCTGCCTTATGTTTTAAAAGAAGGATCAAGAGATATAGAACTTTATGGTTTTAATAATTTCCAATTTCGAATATTAAAGGGCAAACGACTAGATGAAGGAAGTCTCTTTGTTTTCGATGAATTTTCCGAAATGGCCGCTGGTTTATGGAGAATGTTTCTTTATGCAGATCATAAATTATACTCATTATATTTGGAAAATGATTTCACTGAGTCTGTTAGCTCATATCATCACCAGTTTAAAATACTATGCAGAGAATCTTATCTTTATTTGGAATTGCAGCCACATACAATGGAAATTGATTTTATTTCGATAGAAGAAAAACAAAATTCCGAAATTCTTTTTTCGTTTTCACTAGGAAATAGAGTAACAGATGTGGAATATTCTCTTCAAGTAGATGAGCCGAAAAGTGGACTACTCGAAACTTATCCCTTGAAGAACGAAAATGGTCTTTTTCAAACCACTTTGCCAATGAATAATTTGATGGACAATCTATTTGTAAAACGCTTCTTCATTGTTGAGCATAGTGATGAACCTAAAGTTTATAGATTTAGTTTAGATAAACGTACCTTACAAAATACGACGACGCGGTATAAGGTGATATCAAATTCGCAGTTGGTTAAATTGAAATTTTATCGTCGAAAAGATTTATCTCTTGGATTAGCAATGACTCCAGCTAAACTAAAAAAATCTATCCGTGAAGTAAAGGATTTCCAGGTCGAAGGTGTGATAGGTGCAATAGAAGAGTTTATAGGTTCCAAAGCTTATTTAATGGTAGAAGACCGTGCGTCTCAAGAATCACTTCAAGTGCCTATTTCTGGAGAATTCACAGTTGATTTTAATACCTTGGATTTGATAAGTCTGAAAAGTAAAGATAAAACCGTTCTCGATTTGTTTGTAGTGATTGAAAACAATTCACAAGATGTTATCCGAAAAGAAAAAATTAGATATACTAAAGCGCAATACAAGAAAGATAATTATTATAGCTATATTAAACAATTAGATGATAACGGCGATGAACATCATTTCATGATTACGACGACTCCTTTTAATAACGTAAAAGTAGAAGCATTTACTGTAAGAAACGATGTGAAAATTCCACAAGATACTAAAACAAAAGATGAAAATGTTTGGTTAATGGGAGAGCGCGCGAATACTGCTCAAGATAACGGCATCGTCTTTTTCAAATGGTTACAGGAGCATACATCTATTGAAGCTTATTATGTGATAGAAGAAGACAGTTCAGAGTATGAACATATTAAGCACCTCACGAATGTACTGATTTTTGGTTCCGATAAACATTTTGAAATTGCCTTTAAAGCTAAAGTTTTACTTGGTACACACGACTTAGAAAACATTTTGCCTTATAAGCCGGCAAAAGGGTTTTTTGGCTATGAAGAAACCCTCAAGATATTCCTTCAACATGGAGTGTTAGGACGCAAAAATGTGGAATATCATAAGAAAAATTACGATATGCCATTTGATTTGTTTATTGTTAGCTCTGAGCCTGAAAAGAAAGTAATTGTAATGGATGAAATGGGTTACGACGATCATGAAGTGGTCGCAACTGGTTTGGCACGTTTTGATAATCTCATCCAAGTCGATCCACCTAAAGACATTTTACTGATGCCTACATGGCGTGATTGGATTAATACGGACGAACAATTTTTGAAGAGTGAATATTTCATGGCTTATGCAAACTTAATCCAAAATGAAAAATTGCTTGGACTTCTTGAAGAGTACGATGTGAATATTAACTTTTACCCACATTACCGTGCCCAAGATTATTTCCAAAGTGAAATTGAAGATATGCATGAGCGTATTAAATTTATCCCTTTGGGTTCACAGACAGTTCAGCAGTTGCTGATAGACCATGCCTTGCTGATAACGGACTATAGCAGTGTCAGCTTTGACTTTACTTTACTTAACAAACCGGTCGTTTATTATCATTTTGATGTAGAGAGATTTTTCCGTAAAGGCATTTTGCGACCTATTGAAGAAACGTTTATCGGTGGGATTGGATCATACGAGGAAGAGCTTGTCACCATTATTGAAGATCGAATTAAGAGCAATTTTGCGAATTTCGAATACGAAATCACCGGGATTATTAAGCATCAAGATCAGAATAATAGTCGCCGCATATACGATGAAGTTCAAAAGCTACTAGAAGTTAAAAGAAATTCGTAA
- a CDS encoding trypsin-like peptidase domain-containing protein has product MKCNKCGAENVEGSKYCKDCGHSLIQTRNKKHKKRNLTYAIILVLTLLGVGIGSAQLMSDNAEPPKQEETKPEMPEVTEEPEEPEEPEKIEEPEETVPAEEPTVGTVTKVENVVPPSEQEEKIEPKKKEKTAIIKEVQQKVYTVLTEGGQGSGFLFSDTGMVVTNAHAVAGYTDVVVRNINGQDHPGTVVGISGESDIALIHVEAFEGITPLEAEMGKTDVGTEVIALGSPAGLENTASIGYLTGIDRDFYQEFTYEDIYQIDAKIAPGSSGGPLVDATTGKVIGINSLVIEEGDTIGFSIPLYSMHEQLSKWVTNPMSADEVAAVFNVYDDFDSYEDEDYEYDIDLEMKFDEANLSEFIGDFRYYYETALKEKDFFYVQNLLVYQSDIYNGISEYITDITGKGMEFNFTKLDISSIEIFDDYAVVHTEEAFDFNDGEGNWSVQERSKTYTIVMDEYGFYYVSDIVNKE; this is encoded by the coding sequence ATGAAATGCAATAAATGTGGAGCTGAAAACGTTGAGGGCTCAAAATACTGTAAAGATTGTGGGCATTCACTTATACAGACTAGAAATAAAAAGCACAAAAAGCGTAACCTTACGTACGCCATTATTTTAGTGTTAACTTTGCTCGGCGTAGGCATTGGGTCTGCTCAATTAATGAGCGATAATGCAGAACCACCTAAACAAGAAGAAACAAAACCAGAGATGCCGGAAGTAACAGAAGAACCGGAAGAACCAGAAGAACCAGAAAAAATCGAAGAACCTGAAGAAACCGTGCCAGCTGAAGAACCAACAGTGGGAACGGTAACTAAAGTAGAAAACGTCGTGCCACCTTCTGAACAAGAAGAAAAAATAGAGCCGAAGAAAAAAGAAAAAACAGCAATTATTAAGGAAGTACAACAAAAAGTTTATACTGTATTAACAGAAGGTGGACAAGGTTCAGGATTCTTGTTTTCAGATACGGGAATGGTCGTAACAAACGCTCATGCAGTAGCAGGGTATACGGATGTGGTAGTTCGCAACATTAACGGACAAGATCATCCGGGTACAGTGGTCGGAATTTCTGGTGAATCGGATATTGCATTGATTCACGTCGAAGCATTCGAAGGCATCACGCCACTAGAAGCTGAAATGGGCAAGACCGATGTCGGAACGGAAGTTATCGCCCTTGGTAGTCCAGCTGGTCTAGAAAACACGGCATCAATTGGTTATTTAACTGGAATTGACCGTGACTTTTACCAAGAATTTACGTATGAAGATATTTACCAAATCGATGCTAAAATTGCGCCAGGAAGCAGTGGTGGACCTTTAGTTGATGCAACAACTGGAAAAGTCATCGGGATCAACTCATTGGTTATTGAAGAAGGCGATACAATCGGTTTTTCAATTCCATTGTATTCGATGCATGAACAATTATCCAAATGGGTAACAAATCCTATGTCGGCAGACGAAGTCGCTGCCGTATTTAATGTATATGATGATTTCGATAGCTATGAAGATGAAGATTATGAATACGATATTGATTTGGAAATGAAATTTGACGAAGCCAATTTAAGCGAGTTTATCGGAGATTTCCGTTATTATTACGAAACGGCATTAAAAGAAAAAGACTTTTTCTATGTACAAAACTTACTGGTCTACCAAAGCGATATTTATAATGGTATTTCCGAGTATATTACTGATATCACAGGTAAGGGAATGGAATTCAACTTTACAAAGCTAGACATTTCCAGCATAGAGATTTTTGACGACTATGCAGTTGTCCACACAGAAGAAGCTTTTGATTTTAATGATGGAGAAGGTAATTGGTCTGTCCAAGAACGCAGCAAAACCTATACCATTGTGATGGACGAATATGGTTTTTACTATGTTTCGGATATTGTGAATAAAGAATAA
- a CDS encoding DUF805 domain-containing protein: protein MKEFLDVFKKTLDFKSRSRRKEYWMFILFTSIISIVLSIIEIALSLEIAPNLGLLSTIFTLIILIPSLSVTVRRLHDIGRTGWWLLLSFIPILGWIALFVFTLLDSESGSNKYGSNPKEFEHDFKPVNN, encoded by the coding sequence TTGAAAGAGTTTTTAGACGTTTTTAAAAAGACCTTGGATTTCAAAAGCAGATCGCGCCGTAAAGAATACTGGATGTTCATCTTATTTACCAGTATTATTTCAATTGTTTTATCCATCATTGAAATTGCACTAAGTTTAGAAATTGCACCAAACCTTGGACTTTTAAGCACCATTTTTACGCTTATAATTTTAATTCCAAGTTTATCAGTTACAGTTCGCCGCTTACACGATATTGGCCGTACCGGCTGGTGGCTATTGCTTAGCTTTATCCCGATTCTTGGATGGATTGCTTTATTCGTATTTACATTACTAGATAGCGAATCTGGCAGCAATAAATACGGTTCAAATCCAAAAGAATTTGAACACGACTTCAAGCCAGTCAATAACTGA
- a CDS encoding cysteine desulfurase family protein: protein MAIYLDYAATAPMRESAIEAYVTAAREVFGNTQSLHDNGSDALRLYESCRRMWGELLNVRGEGMYFTGNASEGNQLAIRSLLRGRKGGKREIVTTQLEHASVLTTLNELEKEGYRIRYVPVDKDGVLELEEYKKMITDQTALVVIQLVNSEMGAIQPIAKCAAFAKMTAVPFHCDIVQAVGKIPLDLASLGVTSAVCSGHKIGGPKGVGIVWLDPSIHWESTYEGTVHQQGFRAGTIDVPAIVSATIATKEAMSEQKQVFQHAENLQSYLKEHLPDDVEMIGKSVKKSPFILGILLPHVEGQWMMLECNRHQVAISTGTACKIGAGEAMSAMSAIGIAQDAARKFIRLSISRNTTKQELDTFLQILRNSMAKTMAR, encoded by the coding sequence ATGGCAATTTATTTGGATTATGCAGCAACAGCTCCTATGCGGGAATCTGCTATTGAAGCTTATGTCACTGCAGCTAGAGAGGTTTTTGGAAATACGCAAAGTTTGCATGATAATGGCTCAGATGCTTTGAGGCTATATGAGTCGTGCCGGCGAATGTGGGGGGAATTGCTCAATGTACGAGGAGAAGGGATGTATTTTACCGGCAATGCATCAGAGGGAAACCAATTGGCGATTCGATCTTTGCTGCGTGGAAGAAAAGGTGGGAAACGGGAAATTGTTACCACGCAACTTGAACATGCTTCTGTGCTGACGACCTTGAATGAGTTAGAGAAAGAAGGGTACCGAATTCGTTATGTGCCAGTTGATAAAGATGGAGTTCTTGAGTTGGAGGAATACAAAAAAATGATTACGGATCAAACGGCTTTAGTGGTCATTCAGTTGGTCAACTCAGAAATGGGAGCCATTCAGCCAATAGCAAAATGTGCTGCTTTTGCGAAAATGACTGCTGTTCCTTTTCATTGTGATATTGTCCAAGCAGTCGGTAAAATACCGTTAGATTTGGCTAGTTTAGGTGTTACGAGTGCCGTTTGTTCAGGACATAAAATCGGTGGGCCAAAGGGAGTCGGCATCGTCTGGCTAGACCCTAGCATCCACTGGGAGTCGACTTATGAGGGAACTGTACATCAGCAAGGCTTTCGCGCTGGAACGATAGACGTCCCAGCGATCGTATCGGCAACTATTGCTACAAAAGAAGCCATGTCTGAGCAGAAGCAAGTCTTTCAGCATGCTGAAAATCTTCAGTCTTATTTAAAAGAACACCTACCAGATGATGTTGAGATGATAGGAAAGAGTGTTAAAAAATCGCCATTTATTTTAGGGATTTTATTACCTCATGTAGAAGGGCAGTGGATGATGCTCGAATGTAATCGCCATCAGGTGGCTATTTCAACAGGAACTGCCTGTAAGATTGGCGCTGGTGAAGCGATGTCTGCAATGAGTGCTATAGGGATAGCGCAAGATGCTGCTCGGAAATTTATCCGACTATCAATTTCAAGAAATACAACAAAACAGGAGCTCGATACATTTCTACAAATACTCCGAAATTCAATGGCGAAAACTATGGCGCGATAA